CTCGTGTAAATGCTGCTATTGAGTATTTAGGCTATGACAGCAATAAGCTCGAAACACTTCTTTCTCAGATGGTTAGCCTTCTTAAAGATGGTGAGCCATACAAGATGAGTAAGCGTGCAGGTAACGTCATTCTAATGAGTGATATTGTTGAAGAGATTGGTTCTGATGCACTCAGGTTTATTTTTGCATCTAAAAAGAGCGATACGGCCTTAGAATTTGACTTGGCAGAGTTTAAAAAACAAGACAGTTCAAACCCTATTTTTTATATTCAATATGCACATGCAAGGATTAAAACAATACTTGCTAAGAGTGACTTGAGTGAAGAAGAGATTATGTCGGCAACTTTAAAAAATCTAGAAGAGAATGCAGATATTTTGCTATTTGATGCACTGCTTCTGCCTGAAATAGTAGAAGATGCTTTTAGTTCAAGACAGGTTCAAAAACTTCCTGATTATTTAAAATCACTTGCTGCATCTTTGCATAAGTTTTACTACGACTGCAGAATTATAGGAACACAAGATGAAGCGAAACTTCTGAAGCTTCTTATGGTTGTGGGACTATCACTAAAAACAGGTTTATCTCTTATGGGGATAGCTGCAAAAGATTATATGAGTAAAGAGGAAGAGTAGCCTCTTCACTCATCAAGTTTCAACTCAGGATACAACTCTTTTATCTGCTTTAGCTTAGACTCTGGAACTTGAATAAGAATCGGATTTTTGCTTTTATCTAGCCAACTAACAATCTTTTTCATGTTTTGCAAACTCATAGAGGTGCAACCTGCAGTTGGTTCATCTTTAGCTTTTTCAACATGTAGAAATATACAAGAACCTCTATTTTTGAGTTGTTTTGGATTATGAGCTACAACAACACCTAACTCGTACTGACTATCATCTCTCTTCATATACTCAAAACTTTTAGGTTTTTCATCTTTTATATTGATTATTTTATTATAGTAGCCTGAATTAGAATCATCTACACAAATTAATTCTTTTGTTGCATGAAGATATTTCATCGTTAGGTTTTCATTTTTCTTATAACCGAAAGTTGAGTCAAGTGCAAATATTCCAATTGGCGCTTTTTTGTCTCCTTCATATTTTACAGGCTCT
The sequence above is drawn from the Candidatus Sulfurimonas baltica genome and encodes:
- a CDS encoding L,D-transpeptidase family protein — its product is MVKSFLIVISIQIFLFSSEQIILVVSNDFNSSVASLRTFEDGKKVFNSFKVNIGKNGLGWGIGKIALKQEDSEPVKYEGDKKAPIGIFALDSTFGYKKNENLTMKYLHATKELICVDDSNSGYYNKIINIKDEKPKSFEYMKRDDSQYELGVVVAHNPKQLKNRGSCIFLHVEKAKDEPTAGCTSMSLQNMKKIVSWLDKSKNPILIQVPESKLKQIKELYPELKLDE